A single Mustelus asterias chromosome 4, sMusAst1.hap1.1, whole genome shotgun sequence DNA region contains:
- the LOC144492397 gene encoding uncharacterized protein LOC144492397 isoform X2, with translation MEQFLKPDKLALDPQEVGASDKFDHWLDCFEAFIDTTTAIDTDAAKLHVLRARVSETVYGIFRDAATYADAIELLKGQFRKSPNVVYARHLLTTRKQQPGESCAQFLRALRVLARACDCKAVSAAQNTEDLIRDAYVAGIESTYIQQRLLEQDDLDLRKTATMAETLEAASHNLGSYLGSRSTDGSTATAAPAGPKCYFCGLPKHPRRHCPAKDAICSGCGKLGHFVKVCRAKPLLKTCGAMCAPRARPSLMQAAAARESPSLMRSPEVRESPSLMRSPEVRESPSLRLASRQAEQEASSVTSSDGDEDGFFFNSTVASICLDQSQPHQLSKSIMEIKLA, from the exons atggagcagtttctaaaacccgacaagttagcattagaccctcaagaggttggagcctctgataaatttgatcattggttggactgcttcgaagcattcatcgacaccactacggccatcgacaccgacgctgctaaactccacgtgctccgcgcccgggtaagcgaaactgtctatggaatcttccgggacgctgctacttacgcggacgctatcgaactcctaaaagggcagttccgaaagagccctaacgtggtttacgccagacacctcctaactacccgcaaacagcagccaggagaatcgtgcgcccaatttctgcgcgccctgcgagtcctcgcccgagcatgcgactgtaaggctgtttcagcagctcagaacacggaggatctgatccgcgacgcctacgttgcgggcattgagtctacatacatccagcagcgtctgctggaacaagatgacctagacctccggaaaacggccacgatggctgaaacgttagaagcagcctcccataatctcgggtcttaccttggatcccgttccaccgacggctccactgcgacggctgctccagcagggcccaaatgttacttttgtggcctccctaagcaccctcggcgtcactgcccggcaaaggacgcgatttgctccggatgcggtaagctcggccactttgttaaagtctgccgagcaaagccgcttctgaagacttgtggagccatgtgtgctccgagggcgcggccatctttgatgcaggcggcggctgcgcgcgaatcgccatctttgatgcggtcaccggaagtgcgggaatcaccatctttgatgcggtcaccggaagtgcgggagtcgccatctttgagactggcatcaaggcaagctgagcaggaagcttcatccgtgacgtcatcagacggcgacgaggatggattcttctttaattcaacagtggcatcgatttgcctggaccagtcgcagccacatcaactctccaagtccataatggagatcaag ctcgcttga
- the LOC144492397 gene encoding uncharacterized protein LOC144492397 isoform X1 yields MEQFLKPDKLALDPQEVGASDKFDHWLDCFEAFIDTTTAIDTDAAKLHVLRARVSETVYGIFRDAATYADAIELLKGQFRKSPNVVYARHLLTTRKQQPGESCAQFLRALRVLARACDCKAVSAAQNTEDLIRDAYVAGIESTYIQQRLLEQDDLDLRKTATMAETLEAASHNLGSYLGSRSTDGSTATAAPAGPKCYFCGLPKHPRRHCPAKDAICSGCGKLGHFVKVCRAKPLLKTCGAMCAPRARPSLMQAAAARESPSLMRSPEVRESPSLMRSPEVRESPSLRLASRQAEQEASSVTSSDGDEDGFFFNSTVASICLDQSQPHQLSKSIMEIKEVLLGYFAPGLADVPGTRPASEACPDP; encoded by the exons atggagcagtttctaaaacccgacaagttagcattagaccctcaagaggttggagcctctgataaatttgatcattggttggactgcttcgaagcattcatcgacaccactacggccatcgacaccgacgctgctaaactccacgtgctccgcgcccgggtaagcgaaactgtctatggaatcttccgggacgctgctacttacgcggacgctatcgaactcctaaaagggcagttccgaaagagccctaacgtggtttacgccagacacctcctaactacccgcaaacagcagccaggagaatcgtgcgcccaatttctgcgcgccctgcgagtcctcgcccgagcatgcgactgtaaggctgtttcagcagctcagaacacggaggatctgatccgcgacgcctacgttgcgggcattgagtctacatacatccagcagcgtctgctggaacaagatgacctagacctccggaaaacggccacgatggctgaaacgttagaagcagcctcccataatctcgggtcttaccttggatcccgttccaccgacggctccactgcgacggctgctccagcagggcccaaatgttacttttgtggcctccctaagcaccctcggcgtcactgcccggcaaaggacgcgatttgctccggatgcggtaagctcggccactttgttaaagtctgccgagcaaagccgcttctgaagacttgtggagccatgtgtgctccgagggcgcggccatctttgatgcaggcggcggctgcgcgcgaatcgccatctttgatgcggtcaccggaagtgcgggaatcaccatctttgatgcggtcaccggaagtgcgggagtcgccatctttgagactggcatcaaggcaagctgagcaggaagcttcatccgtgacgtcatcagacggcgacgaggatggattcttctttaattcaacagtggcatcgatttgcctggaccagtcgcagccacatcaactctccaagtccataatggagatcaag gaagtcctcctcgggtacttcgctcccggattggctgatgtccccgggacccgtcctgcttcggaagcatgtccggacccataa